A genomic window from Solanum dulcamara chromosome 11, daSolDulc1.2, whole genome shotgun sequence includes:
- the LOC129874087 gene encoding uncharacterized protein LOC129874087: MERIRSSSEKIKIMNQNISSFLIGIVGATFTLGAYSQTWMTPTQSITMGLVTLMFGLLVREGFISL; the protein is encoded by the coding sequence ATGGAGAGAATTAGATCATcatcagaaaaaataaaaatcatgaatcaaAACATAAGCTCGTTCTTGATCGGAATAGTTGGGGCTACTTTTACGCTCGGGGCATATTCCCAAACATGGATGACTCCGACACAAAGCATAACAATGGGTCTTGTAACTCTCATGTTTGGTCTCCTCGTCCGTGAAGGTTTCATCTCACTTTAA